The proteins below come from a single Triticum aestivum cultivar Chinese Spring chromosome 5D, IWGSC CS RefSeq v2.1, whole genome shotgun sequence genomic window:
- the LOC123123742 gene encoding 3-ketoacyl-CoA synthase 4-like, which yields MDIAHRDHLLAAFHGVVAVAVLLLCLLAEVLVFALRLRTALYLVPVSAMLLLCFFGRRPADIGLVDFSCLKPPRRLRLPLAKVIENFKLCGCFNRDTVEFMTKAIQAGGMGNETYLPPAMHCIPPAAAHADAIQEAHALFFPTLDDLFAKTGVAPSAVGALIVNCSGFCPAPSLTAVIANHYGMRSDLKTFNLSGMGCSAGVVAVDVASSLLRLHLHSMSCAVVVSAEIFAGRFYVGNEHAKLLLNCYFRTGCSAALVTNKQGMAAGVPIKYRLVSSTRTNQIANDRSYRSGYWDDDEEGIAGFTVGQGVGRMFSEMLRAHLAALGLSILPWREKLRYMAALLLLSLRIRRHKLVGSAAPTPDFRVAADHFCLPSNNRPIISRLGQGLGLGEREVEAALMTFHRFGNQSAASLWYQLAYLEAKGRVREGDTVWQLGVGSGLKANSLVWQRVAGAGGRDGRGALGPWVDCIHRYPIKES from the coding sequence ATGGACATAGCTCATAGAGACCACCTCCTTGCAGCCTTCCAcggcgtcgtcgccgtcgccgtgctcctcctctgcctcctcgcaGAGGTTCTCGTCTTCGCCTTGAGGCTGCGCACGGCGCTCTACCTCGTCCCGGTATCTGCGATGCTACTCCTCTGCTTCTTCGGGCGCCGCCCGGCGGACATCGGTCTCGTCGACTTCTCGTGCCTAAAGCCGCCTCGCCGGCTGCGCCTCCCGCTGGCCAAGGTAATCGAGAACTTCAAGCTCTGCGGCTGCTTCAACCGCGACACCGTGGAGTTCATGACCAAGGCCATCCAGGCCGGCGGCATGGGCAACGAGACCTACCTCCCGCCGGCCATGCACTGCATCCCTCCGGCGGCTGCACACGCAGATGCCATCCAGGAGGCGCATGCGCTCTTCTTCCCCACTCTGGACGATCTCTTCGCCAAGACCGGCGTGGCGCCGTCGGCCGTTGGGGCGCTCATTGTCAACTGCAGCGGCTTCTGCCCAGCGCCGTCGCTCACGGCCGTCATCGCCAACCACTACGGGATGCGCAGCGATCTAAAGACCTTTAACCTTTCCGGCATGGGCTGCTCCGCCGGCGTCGTCGCCGTGGACGTTGCGAGCAGCCTGCTGCGGTTGCACTTGCACTCCATGTCCTGTGCCGTTGTCGTCAGCGCCGAGATCTTCGCGGGCAGGTTCTACGTCGGCAATGAGCACGCTAAGCTTCTCCTCAACTGCTACTTCCGCACTGGCTGCTCCGCCGCGCTGGTAACGAACAAACAAGGCATGGCCGCCGGAGTGCCGATCAAGTACCGGCTCGTCAGCTCAACGCGCACAAACCAGATAGCCAACGACCGCAGCTACCGCTCGGGCTACtgggacgacgacgaggagggcaTTGCCGGCTTCACCGTCGGCCAGGGCGTCGGCCGCATGTTCAGCGAAATGCTGCGCGCGCACCTCGCCGCGCTCGGCCTCTCCATCCTGCCGTGGCGCGAGAAGCTGCGCTACATGGccgcgctgctgctgctgtcacTGCGCATACGCCGCCACAAACTCGTCGGCTCCGCCGCGCCGACGCCCGACTTCCGCGTGGCGGCAGACCACTTCTGTCTACCGTCAAACAATCGGCCGATAATATCGAGGCTGGGGCAGGGACTCGGGCTGGGCGAGAGAGAGGTGGAGGCGGCGCTCATGACGTTCCACCGGTTCGGCAACCAGTCGGCGGCGTCGCTGTGGTACCAGCTCGCGTACCTCGAGGCCAAGGGCAGAGTCCGGGAGGGCGACACGGTGTGGCAGCTCGGCGTCGGGAGCGGGCTGAAGGCCAACAGCTTGGTGTGGCAGCg